Below is a genomic region from Neisseria zoodegmatis.
GCGGGCATGCTCTACCGCATGTATCTGCGCTATGCCGAGCGTAAAGGCTTCAAAGTGGACGTGTTGGAAGAAGACGAAGGCGACATTGCCGGCATCAACCGCGCCACCATCAAGCTCGAAGGCGAATACGCTTACGGCCTGTTACGCACCGAAACCGGCATCCACCGTTTGGTTCGCTACTCGCCGTTCGATTCCAACAACAAACGCCACACTTCATTCTGCTCGGTATTCGTTTACCCCGAAGTAGACGACAGCTTTGAAGTGGAAATCAACCCCGCCGACCTGCGCATCGACACCTACCGCGCTTCCGGTGCGGGCGGCCAGCACATCAACAAAACCGATTCCGCCGTGCGGATTACCCACAACCCGACCGGCATCGTGGTGCAATGCCAAAACGACCGTTCGCAACACCGCAACCGCGACGAAGCGATGAACATGCTGAAAGCGAAGCTGTTTGAATTGGAAATGCGCAAACGCAACGAAGAAAAACAATCGCTGGAAGACAGCAAATCCGACGTGGGTTGGGGCCACCAAATCCGCTCGTATGTGTTCGACCAATCACGTATCAAAGATTTGCGCACTTCTTACGAAGTCGGCAACATCAAAGCCGTGATGGACGGCGATTTGGACGGCTTTATCGAAGCCAGTCTGAAACAGGGCGTTTAAACCCGAGCCGCTTCTTCACCCTCTCTTGCTGCCGCGCAGCCGTTATCGAACAGGCAGGCCGTCTGAAATGTTCAGACGGCCTCCGACACCGGAAAGCCGCATCATGTCTATATCTTCCAAACTCCTGCTCCCCCTGCTCCTCCTGCCCTTAACCGCCCAAGCCGCCGTGAAGATTCAACGCTGGCACACCGCCGACGGCACACAGGTTTTGCTGGTCGAACGCCATGAAAACCCCATCGTCGATGTCAGCATCAGCTTCAAAGGCGCAGGCAGCACGTTCAACCCGGCCGACAAAAGCGAAGTGGCCGAATTTACCGCCGCCATGCTGACCACCGGCACACAGCAGCTCGACGAAGAAGCCTTCCACGCCCGCATCAACGATTTGGCCGCCTCACTCAACAGCAACAGCAGCGAAGAAAGCGCATCCATCACCTTGCGCAGCCTCAGCAAAAACAGCAGCCTGCAACCCGCCGTCGGCCTGCTCAACCAATCGCTGACCCAACCGCGCTTTGCCGAACCTGTATTCGAGCGCCTGCGCAAACAAAGCATTACCGCCTTGCAACAGCAGGAAACCGACCCCGGCTTCATCGCCAACCGCGAGTTTGCCCGCCTCAATTACGGCAGCCACCCTTATGGCCGTTCGGCGCAAACCAGCGTCGAGAGCATCCGCAAAGTCACGCTCGACGACATCCGCGCCTTCCACCGCAGCCGCTACGGTAAAAACAACGCCATCGTTGCCGTGATCGGCGACCTCAACCGCCGCCAAACCGAAGCCTTGGTCGCAAAAGCACTCAACGGCCTGCCCGCACGCAGCAGCGCCGTAGAAAACGTGCCTGCCGTTCCCCAACATCAAGCCGCACTCCGCCGCATCCCGTTTGCCGGCGAACAGGCGCAAATCGTGATGGGCATGCCTTTAATCAAACGCCACGATCCCGATTATTACGCACTGGTGGCCGGTAACTACGTGCTTGGCGGCGGCGGTTTCGACAGCCGCTTGATGAAAGATTTGCGCGACAAACACGGCTACACCTACGGTGCGTCGAGCGGCTTGTCGCCCGCCAGCCAAGCCGGGCCGTTTACCATCGGCTTCTCTACCCAAAAAAACAATACCGAACCTGCTTTACAGGCCGCCCGCCGAGTGCTGGCCGCCTTTATCGAAGAAGGCCCTACCGAAGCCGAATTAAAGCAGGCCAAAGCCAACATTACCGGCAGCTTCCCCCTGCGCTTCGACACCAATGCCAAACTCTTGGGCTACCTGAGCCTGATCGGTTTTCACAACTTGCCCGACAATTATCTCGAAGCCTATCCCAAAGCCATCTCCGCCTTAACTGCCGAGCAAATCAAATCTGCGTGGCAACGGCGGGTGAATCCTGAAAACATCAATATCGTGGTGGTCGGTGCCGACGGCGGCGCGCAAAAAGCCAAGCCGTAACACGGTTCACAGACCGAAAAAGGCCGTAACTATTATCAAGGCCGTCTGAAAAAAACTTTTCAGACGGCCTCAATTGAATGTAGCGCACATAAACGGGCTTCATCCCGTGCCCGTCATACTCGGGTTTGACCCGAGTATCTCGAAGTTTGAGTAAGGCTGGGAGATACTCAGTTCAAGCCCGAGTATGGCGCGTTTACTTCTCACATTGACTTATCAAACCGATCAACGCCATCAGGTTTTACAGCACTTTGCCCTGCCGCCCCTTGAACCGCCTTACCGCTTCCATTAAGCTGAGGCCGTCTGAAAAACCATACATCTGAAAAACCCTACAAAGGAGAACCGCGATGACTGTTACCGCCCATACTTTGGAATACCGCACCGAAAACGGCCTAACCCTACAAAGCACCCTCTATCTGTCTACCCAAGCAGTCAGCGGGCTTTCCGGCGTATTGGTTGCGCCCGAATGGTGGGGCGTCAGCGAACATGTCAAAAACGCCGCCAAGCGTTTGGCTGAACAAGGCTATGCGGCATTGGCGATGGATTTGTACGGCGACGCCCGCCTTACCGACGACGCGGCTCAAGCCAACGAATGGATGACCGCCGTTTTGTCCGACACCGCCGCCCTGCCCGAGCGCACCCGCTTAGGTTTTGAAGCATTGGCCGCCCGCCCCGAAGTCAACCCGCACCGCATCGGCGCCATCGGCTTCTGTTTCGGCGGCAAAGTCGTACTCGACATGGCACGCCGCGGCGACGATTTGAAAGCCGTTACCAGCTTCCACGGCCTTCTCAGCGCCGCGGCTCCGGCACAAGAAGGCTTTATCAAAGGCGAACTGCTGATCGAACACGCCGGTAAAGACGTCTTGGTCAGCGATGCCGATGTCGCCGCGTTCCGCCAAGAGATGGACGCCGCCAAAGTCCGCTACCATATCGACGTTTTCCCCGAAGCCAAACACGGCTTCACCAACCCGCAGGCAACCCGCAACGGCGAGAAAAACGGCGTTGATTTAGCCTACAACGAAGCCGACGCCGAGCAGGCTTGGCAAAATATGCTGGATTTGCTGGAGCGCAATTTGTAATCCACCAAACGACATCAATAGCAAAAGGCTGTTGCGCCATCACGCAACAGCCTTCTTTTTCAGACGGCCGTCTGAAAAAAACAAACACTAAAAACGCGGCAACGCCCACGCCACGCGGTAGGCCCACAATCTCAACGCATAGCCGCCAAACAGCAACACGTTCAACATCAAGGGATTAATCCAACCCGCCCTATCCAGCAGATACATCGCCAAGCCGATAATCACCGACACCGTGCCGTAAAAATCTTTACGCAGAATCATCGGAATGTCGTTCACCAGCACATCGCGCACAATGCCGCCGCCGACTGCCGTCACAAAACCGAGCATCACCACACCGAAAATATTCAAATCCAAATCAAGCCCCACCTGCGCGCCGGTGATGGTAAAAGCCACCAAACCCAGCGAGTCGGCCAGCAAAAAAGCCGTTGCCAGCTCGCGTTTGCGGCTTTTCTGCAATTTAAACAGCCACGAAAGCAGCAGCGTAATACCGATCACGATCCAAGCCGTGTTTTCAACAAACACCACGGGAATGCGCCCGATAACCGCATCACGGATGATGCCGCCGCCCACCGCCGTGAGCAAAGCCGCAATCAACACACCAAGCATATCCAAACGCTTGCGCACCCCGACCAAATAGCCCGAAACGGCAAAGGCGGCAGTGCCGATAATGTGGATAATCTCAGTAGCAGTCATGTTAATAAACTTCAAAAATAGAATGGAGGACAAGATAAGGTTAAGGCTTGAAGAGCAACTCGAGGCCGTCTGAAAGCAAACCGCGCGGGTTTCAGTAAAACTTTTTCAGGGCAACAAGCCGCATTCATAGGGCGCGGATGATATATCCGCCCGCAGGTCGTGTTTCGCAACACCTAGATTATCGGCCAATCACAAGCAACTTTAAAACCGCAAACCCAAAAGCCAAACCAAAACAAAGGCGGATGAATCATCCGCCTTTCGTTCATACAACCTAATCAGCTTGTGTTTGCATTTTGCCGAATCAGCGGCAAGATCTGCGGTTCAGTCTG
It encodes:
- a CDS encoding dienelactone hydrolase family protein; translation: MTVTAHTLEYRTENGLTLQSTLYLSTQAVSGLSGVLVAPEWWGVSEHVKNAAKRLAEQGYAALAMDLYGDARLTDDAAQANEWMTAVLSDTAALPERTRLGFEALAARPEVNPHRIGAIGFCFGGKVVLDMARRGDDLKAVTSFHGLLSAAAPAQEGFIKGELLIEHAGKDVLVSDADVAAFRQEMDAAKVRYHIDVFPEAKHGFTNPQATRNGEKNGVDLAYNEADAEQAWQNMLDLLERNL
- a CDS encoding M16 family metallopeptidase is translated as MSSKLLLPLLLLPLTAQAAVKIQRWHTADGTQVLLVERHENPIVDVSISFKGAGSTFNPADKSEVAEFTAAMLTTGTQQLDEEAFHARINDLAASLNSNSSEESASITLRSLSKNSSLQPAVGLLNQSLTQPRFAEPVFERLRKQSITALQQQETDPGFIANREFARLNYGSHPYGRSAQTSVESIRKVTLDDIRAFHRSRYGKNNAIVAVIGDLNRRQTEALVAKALNGLPARSSAVENVPAVPQHQAALRRIPFAGEQAQIVMGMPLIKRHDPDYYALVAGNYVLGGGGFDSRLMKDLRDKHGYTYGASSGLSPASQAGPFTIGFSTQKNNTEPALQAARRVLAAFIEEGPTEAELKQAKANITGSFPLRFDTNAKLLGYLSLIGFHNLPDNYLEAYPKAISALTAEQIKSAWQRRVNPENINIVVVGADGGAQKAKP
- the prfB gene encoding peptide chain release factor 2 encodes the protein MEAEIVNQLNGMLNDLAARSKDIRGYLDYDGKKDRLEEVVGLSEDPDLWNDPKKAQEIGKERKVLEGIVLTLDNIAAGIDDNRELLEMVVEENDEEGFAAVQADIANLEKQMGKLEFKRMFNQPADVNNCFIDITAGAGGTEAEDWAGMLYRMYLRYAERKGFKVDVLEEDEGDIAGINRATIKLEGEYAYGLLRTETGIHRLVRYSPFDSNNKRHTSFCSVFVYPEVDDSFEVEINPADLRIDTYRASGAGGQHINKTDSAVRITHNPTGIVVQCQNDRSQHRNRDEAMNMLKAKLFELEMRKRNEEKQSLEDSKSDVGWGHQIRSYVFDQSRIKDLRTSYEVGNIKAVMDGDLDGFIEASLKQGV
- a CDS encoding trimeric intracellular cation channel family protein; amino-acid sequence: MTATEIIHIIGTAAFAVSGYLVGVRKRLDMLGVLIAALLTAVGGGIIRDAVIGRIPVVFVENTAWIVIGITLLLSWLFKLQKSRKRELATAFLLADSLGLVAFTITGAQVGLDLDLNIFGVVMLGFVTAVGGGIVRDVLVNDIPMILRKDFYGTVSVIIGLAMYLLDRAGWINPLMLNVLLFGGYALRLWAYRVAWALPRF